AGGAGGAGTCCTTCCATCAGCGGCAGGGCTACGAGCTGCTGATGACGCTGATGGCGGGGACGGACGCGCAGCAGCGGATGGTGCAGGACGCGGTGGACCGCTGGTGGTGGCCGTCGCTGATGATGTTCGGCCCGCCGGACGGCGCCTCGCCGAACAGCGAGCGGTCGATGGCGTGGCGGATCAAGCGGCACAGCAACGACGAGCTGCGGCAGCGTTTCGTCGACATGACCGTCCCGCAGGCCGAGCACCTGGGCGTGACGCTGCCGGACCCGGCGCTGGCGTGGAACGAGGAGCGCGGCAGCTGGGACTTCGGCGAGCCGGACTGGTCGGAGCTGCAGCAGGTGATCAAGGGCCAGGGCCCGTGCAACGCGCAGCGGATCGAGCGGCGGCGCACGGCCCACGAGGACGGCGCCTGGGTGCGCGAGGCGGCGTCGGCGTACGCGGCCAAGCAGGCGGCGCGAAAGGAGAGCGGGCGATGAGCGGGGAGCGGGCGGCCTGGCCGCTGTACGAGGTGTTCGTGCGGCCGCGGCGCGGGCTGAACCACGTGCACGTGGGGTCGCTGCACGCGGCGGACGACCGGATGGCGCTGCTGGCGGCGCGGGACGTGTACACCCGGCGCAACGAGGGGGTGAGCCTGTGGGTGGTCCGCTCGGACGCGATCACCGCGTCCAGCCCGGACGAGCAGGACCCGTTCTTCGCGCCGAGCGGCGACAAGGTGTACCGGCACCCGACGTTCTACGCCATCCCCGAGGACGTCCCGCACATCTGACGGCCAGTCAATCACTGAGCAGGGAAGGCGACATGACCGACGACCACGTGTACCTCTCGCTGGCCGAGGCGGGCCCGGAGCCGGACGGCGAGGCCCGCTGGGCGTACGGCACGGGGTTCGCCGATCCGCTGCTGGGCGTGGACGCCGCGCCGCCGGAGGGAGTCGACCCGGCCGACCTGGCGGCGTACTGCCTGATGCTGGGCGACGACGCGCTGGTGCTGTCCCAGCGGCTGATCCAGTGGATCACCCGGGCGCCGGAGCTGGAGGAGGAGGTGGCGCTGGCCAACCTCGGCCTCGACCTGCTCGGGCAGGCCCGTCGGCTGCTCACCCGGGCCGGCCAGCTGGACGGCACCGGCCGCGGTGAGGACGAACTGGCTTACTGGCGCGACGAGTTCGACTACCGGAACGTGCGACTGGCGGAGCTGGAGAACGGCGACTTCGCGCAGTGCGTGGTGCGGCTGCTGCTGTTCGCCACCGCCCGCGAGGAGCTGTACCGGCGGCTCGCCGAGCACGCCGACCCGGTGCTGTCGGCCGTCGCGGCGCTCGGCGTCAAGGAGTTGGCGTACCACCGGGAGTACGCGCAGTCGTGGACGGTCCGGCTCGGCGACGGCACCGAGCAGTCGCACGCGCGGATGCTGGCCGCGCTGGAGGCGCTCTGGCCGTGGCTGGAAGAGCTGTTCACCCCGCACGAGGTCGAACTGCGGCTCGGCGTCGACCCGTCGGAGCTGCGCGGGCCGGTGCTGGCGAGCCTCGCGGAGGTGCTGGCGGAGGCCACCCTGCCGGTCCCCGAGGTGGCGGGCCGGGCCTATGTGAACGGCCGGGCCGGGCGGCACGGCGTGCACACCGAGGCACTCGGGCCGCTGCTGGCCGAGCTGCAGGTGGTGGCCAGGGCGCACCCGGGGGCGACGTGGTGAGCACGCTGGAGCGGGCCAGGGAGGTCGCCGCCGCGGTGCCCGACCCCGAACTGCCGATGCTCACGCTGGCCGACCTGGGCGTGCTGGCCGAGGTCGAGGAGACGGACGGCGCGGTCACCGCCTGGCTGACGCCCACCTACTCGGGCTGCCCGGCGATCGCCGAGATGGCCGCGGACGTGGTGCGGCGGCTGCGCGGGGCCGGGTTCCCCCGGGTCGAGGTCCGGCTGCGGATCGACCCGCCGTGGTCCAGCGACCGGATCAGCGCCGAGGGCCGCCGCAAGCTCGCCGCTGCGGGCATCGCCCCGCCGGCCCCCGGCGGGCTGCTGGCGCTCGGCCCCACCCGGCTGGCCGTGAGCTGCCCGCAGTGCGGCTCCACCGACACCGAGGAGCTGTCCCGGTTCGGCTCCACCGCCTGCAAGTCGCTGTGGCGGTGCCGCAGTTGCCGCGAACCCTTCGACCGGATCAAGGAGATCTGATGGCCGCCCGCCGCCCGCAGTTCCACCCGCTGCCGATCGGCAACCTGGAACGGCTCTGCGAGGACGCCGTCGCGGTGACCTTCGAGGTGCCGGTCGAGCTGGCCGAGGAGTTCGCGTTCCGCCCCGGCCAGACGCTGACCCTGCGCCGGATCGTCGACGGCGCCGACGAGCGCCGCTCGTACTCGCTGTGCTCGCCGGTCGGCGGCCCGCTGCGGATCGCGGTCCGCGAGGTGCCCGGCGGCCTGTTCTCGCACTGGCTGGTGAGCGAGGCCCGGCCCGGCGAGACGGTCGAAGTGCTGCCCCCCGGCGGCCTGTTCACCGCCGACCCGGCCGGGCCGGGCGAGCACGTGCTGATCGCGGCGGGCTCCGGGATCACCCCGATGCTGTCCATCGCCGCCTCGGTGCTGGCCGGGAACCCCGGGTCGCGGGTGACGCTGCTGTACGGCAACCGGCGCAGCGACACGGTGATGTTCGCCGACGAGCTGGCCGACCTGAAGGACCGCCACCTGGACCGGTTCCAGCTGGTGCACGTGCTGTCCCGGGAGAGCCGGGACGCCGAACTGCTCAGCGGCCGCCTGGACCACGACCGGGTGAAGGCGCTGCTGGCGGCGCTGGTGGACGTCCCCGCGGTCGACCACTGGTGGCTGTGCGGGCCGTTCGGCCTGGTGGTCGGCGCGAAGGAGCTGCTGGCCGAACTCGGCGTCCCCGCCGGGCGGGTGCACCAGGAGCTGTTCCACGCCGAGGACGAGACCGCCGAGGGCGGGATCA
The DNA window shown above is from Streptomyces sp. TLI_171 and carries:
- the paaB gene encoding 1,2-phenylacetyl-CoA epoxidase subunit PaaB, with the translated sequence MSGERAAWPLYEVFVRPRRGLNHVHVGSLHAADDRMALLAARDVYTRRNEGVSLWVVRSDAITASSPDEQDPFFAPSGDKVYRHPTFYAIPEDVPHI
- the paaC gene encoding 1,2-phenylacetyl-CoA epoxidase subunit PaaC — its product is MTDDHVYLSLAEAGPEPDGEARWAYGTGFADPLLGVDAAPPEGVDPADLAAYCLMLGDDALVLSQRLIQWITRAPELEEEVALANLGLDLLGQARRLLTRAGQLDGTGRGEDELAYWRDEFDYRNVRLAELENGDFAQCVVRLLLFATAREELYRRLAEHADPVLSAVAALGVKELAYHREYAQSWTVRLGDGTEQSHARMLAALEALWPWLEELFTPHEVELRLGVDPSELRGPVLASLAEVLAEATLPVPEVAGRAYVNGRAGRHGVHTEALGPLLAELQVVARAHPGATW
- the paaD gene encoding 1,2-phenylacetyl-CoA epoxidase subunit PaaD — encoded protein: MVSTLERAREVAAAVPDPELPMLTLADLGVLAEVEETDGAVTAWLTPTYSGCPAIAEMAADVVRRLRGAGFPRVEVRLRIDPPWSSDRISAEGRRKLAAAGIAPPAPGGLLALGPTRLAVSCPQCGSTDTEELSRFGSTACKSLWRCRSCREPFDRIKEI
- the paaE gene encoding 1,2-phenylacetyl-CoA epoxidase subunit PaaE translates to MAARRPQFHPLPIGNLERLCEDAVAVTFEVPVELAEEFAFRPGQTLTLRRIVDGADERRSYSLCSPVGGPLRIAVREVPGGLFSHWLVSEARPGETVEVLPPGGLFTADPAGPGEHVLIAAGSGITPMLSIAASVLAGNPGSRVTLLYGNRRSDTVMFADELADLKDRHLDRFQLVHVLSRESRDAELLSGRLDHDRVKALLAALVDVPAVDHWWLCGPFGLVVGAKELLAELGVPAGRVHQELFHAEDETAEGGIIEARHPEPAPDAEASEVTVVLDGRSSTLALPRDRSILDGAQRARPDLPFACKGGVCGTCRALVCDGKVEMRRNFALEEAELAAGYVLTCQARPVSDRVTVDYDR